From Dehalococcoidia bacterium, a single genomic window includes:
- a CDS encoding GNAT family N-acetyltransferase yields the protein MSTAVEGEVARGQLVVLRTKTIADARQDYEWRCDPELATFDAARPFGGTFSEYMAIFGDELAYPSPYRRTLAVEDLQGRHIGNVMYYNVDYQRREAEIGVTIGLREYWGRGYGTDLIRTFVRYLFENSVLERIYLKTLDWNVRAHRCFEKAGFKRYGTSRRGEYSFVLMDIRKDEVLADPDPP from the coding sequence GTGAGCACGGCGGTCGAGGGTGAGGTGGCGCGCGGCCAGCTGGTGGTGCTGCGCACGAAGACTATCGCCGATGCGCGCCAGGACTACGAGTGGCGCTGCGATCCGGAACTCGCGACCTTCGACGCCGCGCGCCCCTTTGGCGGCACTTTCTCGGAGTACATGGCGATCTTCGGCGACGAGCTCGCCTATCCGAGCCCATACCGCCGGACGCTCGCGGTCGAGGACCTCCAGGGCAGGCACATCGGCAACGTGATGTACTACAACGTCGACTACCAGCGGCGAGAGGCCGAGATCGGCGTCACCATCGGCCTGCGGGAGTACTGGGGCCGCGGCTACGGGACGGACCTGATCCGGACGTTCGTACGTTACCTGTTCGAGAACAGCGTGCTGGAGCGCATCTACCTGAAGACGCTGGACTGGAACGTGCGCGCCCACCGCTGCTTCGAGAAGGCAGGCTTCAAACGCTACGGCACCTCGCGCCGCGGCGAATACAGCTTCGTCCTGATGGACATCCGCAAGGACGAAGTGCTGGCCGACCCTGACCCGCCCTGA
- a CDS encoding NUDIX hydrolase — translation MAKLRTERVVSAGGVVWRRAGDQVEVLLCGRHADNLWALPKGTPEPGESIEQAALREVREETGVTVEAEQRIGEINYWFARPEQGVRYFKTVHHFLMRPTGGDPALHDHEFDEVRWVPVREAEKLMTYANEVQVLRQALNLIREREAEAAS, via the coding sequence GTGGCGAAGCTGCGTACGGAGAGGGTGGTGTCCGCCGGGGGCGTCGTCTGGCGGCGGGCCGGCGACCAGGTCGAGGTGCTCCTTTGCGGCCGGCACGCCGACAACCTCTGGGCGCTGCCGAAGGGCACGCCCGAGCCGGGTGAGAGCATCGAGCAGGCGGCATTGCGCGAGGTGCGGGAGGAGACCGGCGTCACGGTCGAAGCCGAGCAGCGGATCGGGGAGATCAACTACTGGTTCGCGCGGCCTGAGCAGGGCGTGCGCTACTTCAAGACCGTGCATCACTTCCTCATGCGGCCGACGGGCGGCGACCCGGCGCTGCACGACCACGAGTTCGACGAAGTAAGATGGGTGCCTGTCCGCGAGGCGGAGAAGTTGATGACTTACGCCAACGAGGTCCAGGTGCTGCGACAGGCGCTCAACCTGATCCGGGAACGGGAGGCCGAGGCGGCATCGTGA
- a CDS encoding HEAT repeat domain-containing protein, with product MAFEDSLRDLADPNKRLGSQQLISFGDLSREESERFAETWSEVEPRRRLRVLSDLTDLAEDNVELNFDAVFKLGLDDEDAEVRAAAIQGLFEYENPDIIPRLAEMLREDPNTEVRLQSAIALGRYALAAEFDRLSERDSQAVRDALTASVEDLEEDEFVRARAIEALGAMSGEDTQNLIESIYEEGDSLPLRIGAVDAMGRSCDEVWLPIVLQELQSPAPQMRHAAAFAAGSIGDEEAVAPLAEMARGDPDQEVQRAAIAALGEIGGQRARVALKNLLFEGDDDLRDDIQVALSTMDFGDDPLGML from the coding sequence ATGGCCTTCGAAGATAGCCTTCGTGACCTTGCGGACCCGAACAAGCGCCTGGGGTCCCAGCAACTGATCAGCTTCGGCGACCTTTCGCGCGAGGAGTCGGAGAGGTTTGCGGAGACCTGGAGTGAGGTGGAGCCCAGGCGCCGTCTCAGGGTGCTCTCCGACCTGACCGACCTGGCGGAGGACAACGTCGAACTGAACTTCGACGCCGTGTTCAAGCTGGGCCTGGACGACGAAGACGCAGAGGTGCGCGCGGCTGCCATCCAGGGCCTCTTCGAGTACGAGAACCCGGACATCATCCCGCGGCTGGCGGAGATGTTGCGCGAAGACCCCAACACGGAGGTCCGCCTGCAGAGCGCTATCGCGCTCGGCCGGTATGCGCTGGCCGCGGAGTTCGACCGGCTGTCGGAGCGCGATTCCCAGGCCGTGAGGGACGCGCTGACGGCGTCCGTGGAGGACCTCGAGGAGGACGAGTTCGTCCGCGCGCGCGCGATCGAGGCTCTCGGGGCAATGAGCGGGGAAGACACCCAGAACCTCATCGAGAGCATTTACGAGGAGGGTGACAGCCTGCCGCTGCGCATCGGCGCCGTGGACGCGATGGGACGGAGTTGCGATGAGGTCTGGCTTCCCATCGTGCTCCAGGAGTTGCAGAGCCCCGCGCCGCAGATGCGCCACGCGGCCGCCTTCGCCGCCGGCTCCATCGGGGACGAGGAGGCCGTGGCGCCACTGGCCGAGATGGCGCGCGGCGATCCCGACCAGGAGGTGCAGCGCGCGGCGATCGCAGCGCTGGGCGAGATCGGCGGCCAGCGGGCGCGGGTGGCCCTCAAGAACCTCCTCTTCGAAGGCGACGATGACCTGCGCGACGACATCCAGGTGGCGCTCTCGACTATGGACTTCGGCGACGACCCGCTGGGGATGCTTTAG
- the selD gene encoding selenide, water dikinase SelD: MTRDQVRLTSLASCAGUAGKAGPGVLAQVLRPLRELFKPEEHPRLLVGIADDAAVYEIDSDTAVVQTLDFFPPVVDDPWTFGAIAAANAMSDVYAMGGEVVLALNIAAFPEDFPPDVMAEVFRGGADKVQEAGGVVAGGHTIIDAEPKYGLSVMGIVHPRRVLSKAGARPGDALVLTKALGTGLILTAAKRDEVEPAHLEAAVQSMLRLNRHASHLAREAGATALTDVTGYGIAGHALEIAARSGVQVLVKAESLPLLPGAIEYARAGVDFGGQRRNREQLAERVSIADDLPEEMVRVLFDPQTSGGLLISVPGENVVPLIAALTGEGWPAAVVGEVWEGSGLVVEP; this comes from the coding sequence ATGACGCGCGACCAGGTCCGTCTGACCTCTCTCGCCTCGTGCGCGGGTTGAGCCGGCAAGGCCGGTCCCGGCGTACTGGCGCAGGTCCTGCGCCCACTGCGAGAGCTGTTCAAGCCTGAAGAGCACCCGCGGCTGCTCGTCGGCATTGCCGATGACGCCGCCGTCTATGAGATCGACTCCGACACGGCGGTGGTGCAGACGCTGGACTTCTTCCCCCCCGTGGTCGACGACCCCTGGACGTTTGGCGCGATTGCTGCTGCCAACGCCATGTCCGACGTCTATGCGATGGGCGGTGAGGTGGTGCTCGCCCTCAACATTGCCGCTTTCCCGGAGGACTTCCCGCCGGACGTGATGGCGGAGGTCTTCCGTGGCGGCGCCGATAAGGTCCAGGAAGCAGGAGGGGTAGTCGCAGGCGGCCACACGATCATTGACGCGGAGCCCAAGTACGGCCTTTCGGTGATGGGCATCGTCCACCCCAGGCGCGTGCTCTCGAAGGCTGGCGCCAGGCCGGGCGACGCGCTGGTGCTGACGAAGGCCCTGGGGACCGGGCTGATCCTGACGGCGGCCAAACGTGACGAAGTGGAGCCGGCACACCTGGAGGCGGCGGTCCAGAGCATGCTGCGCCTCAACCGCCACGCCTCCCACCTGGCGCGCGAGGCCGGCGCCACGGCGCTGACGGACGTGACCGGCTATGGCATCGCCGGTCATGCGCTGGAGATTGCCGCGCGCAGTGGCGTGCAGGTGCTGGTGAAGGCGGAGTCGCTGCCGCTCCTGCCGGGCGCGATCGAGTACGCGCGCGCCGGCGTCGATTTCGGCGGCCAACGCCGTAACCGCGAGCAGCTTGCCGAGCGCGTGAGCATTGCCGATGACCTGCCGGAGGAAATGGTGCGCGTCCTGTTCGACCCGCAGACCTCCGGCGGCCTGCTCATCTCCGTGCCCGGCGAGAACGTCGTTCCCCTCATCGCCGCTCTCACCGGCGAGGGCTGGCCCGCAGCGGTGGTCGGCGAGGTCTGGGAAGGGTCGGGTTTGGTGGTCGAGCCCTAG
- the nth gene encoding endonuclease III, with amino-acid sequence MSAAPLSPHEVLTRLTALYGRPEWRPHGDPVAELVLTLLSQNTADTNSGRAFARLLLRFPDWQAVLDAPLDEVVDAIRPGGLAPTKAPRLKAMLAEVRDRARGFDLSFLREMSDAEARAWLRTLPAVGPKTAACVLLFALGKPALPVDTHVYRVAIRLGLISSKLTPEKAQDALEALVPPGDQYLFHVMLIRHGRHTCAARNPACARCPLLDRCPAGQEFEAARALAKRDTPTLGRR; translated from the coding sequence ATGTCCGCTGCGCCTCTCTCCCCGCACGAGGTCCTCACCCGCCTCACAGCCCTCTACGGCAGGCCGGAGTGGCGGCCGCACGGCGACCCGGTAGCCGAACTGGTGCTGACGTTGCTCTCGCAGAACACGGCCGACACCAACTCCGGCCGGGCCTTCGCCCGCTTGTTGCTGCGTTTCCCGGACTGGCAGGCCGTGCTGGACGCCCCTCTCGATGAGGTGGTCGACGCCATCCGGCCCGGCGGCCTGGCGCCGACGAAGGCGCCGCGGCTGAAGGCGATGCTCGCCGAGGTCCGCGACCGCGCCCGCGGCTTCGACCTGTCGTTCCTGCGCGAGATGTCAGACGCGGAGGCGCGGGCCTGGCTGCGGACGTTGCCGGCCGTCGGGCCAAAGACGGCGGCCTGTGTGCTGCTCTTCGCGCTCGGGAAGCCCGCCCTCCCCGTAGATACGCACGTCTATCGCGTCGCCATCCGCCTCGGCCTCATCTCAAGCAAGCTCACGCCGGAGAAGGCCCAGGACGCTCTCGAGGCGCTGGTGCCCCCGGGCGACCAGTACCTGTTCCACGTCATGCTGATCAGGCACGGCCGCCACACTTGCGCGGCCCGCAACCCGGCCTGCGCCCGCTGCCCGCTGCTCGACCGCTGCCCCGCGGGCCAGGAGTTTGAGGCGGCTCGGGCGCTGGCCAAGCGTGACACGCCGACCCTGGGGCGGCGCTAA